A stretch of Pyrenophora tritici-repentis strain M4 chromosome 7, whole genome shotgun sequence DNA encodes these proteins:
- a CDS encoding Tymo-45kd-70kd multi-domain protein: MAVVQRDMGTRREFDTPEHHDEDLLSGPIKTSEACGNIAAYVVDSTDKYPAVEAELAYACLKSLPFNSEDASTTLDEIKKMVQFQSTLSYLKDPPKGWPNEPVDIMAGLEDIRVKVESPTYTNEYDFEADIAALLVKAHDGHLAWNGMVYAAAFLWRRSSDFALISASKDGSEIPRIWAMQDFNGTTSYEPSPVTKVDGRDVVEFLNEEAKLSAYHDPDTRFNAMFFMQPAENFGYFTSPRFYPGANTNVTYENGTTNTYRNGAIVLRPDIWSSINSPETFYETYVLANSSTTSSLGVKRRDVNAPPLNLENPRDYELHGALGHDYGAVPVLYPDPVVAHSADKVPLAGYFIDTSVGKIGVLVIQTFLTEDVSAAREFQRVIQEYISQAQARGVEKHIIDVRTNGGGKILSGYDAYRQFFPSQVPQTQSRYRGHRASEIFGENISSFETLSLTNGILFTSVFSNDAYLSASLEPFKDWKAMYPPKRFKNDNFTSLLKFNLSDPLITSDPQLGVGITITGYNERSNFTQDPFRAEDIILLTDGICASTCSIFTELMTQQSNVRTLAVGGRPQLGPMVAVGGTKGTLVLQDLYMHALSTYITLAFADSVGQALTWRDVLPFPAPIASLEASVNFQDNIRKGMEGAGVPTQFLNDTASARIWYQPGDFFNVTKLWERVAGVAWGKDGGLDEGAVVRGSMTGREQQTGRGEANPGSESDGGGKEDEEDAAVGLRAGW; encoded by the exons ATGGCGGTGGTGCAGCGGGATATGGGAACCAGAAGAGAATTTGACACACCCGAACATCACGATGAAGACCTCT TATCAGGACCGATAAAAACCAGCGAAGCATGTGGAAATATCGCTGCCTACGTCGTGGATTCAACAGACAAGTACCCAGCCGTGGAGGCCGAACTCGCATACGCATGCTTAAAGTCTCTACCATTCAACTCGGAAGATGCATCAACTACCCTTGATGAAATCAAGAAGATGGTTCAATTCCAATCCACGCTGAGCTATCTCAAGGACCCGCCCAAGGGATGGCCAAACGAACCTGTGGACATCATGGCCGGTCTGGAAGATATCAGGGTGAAGGTCGAGAGCCCAACGTACACAAACGAGTATGACTTTGAAGCAGACATTGCGGCCTTGCTTGTCAAAGCGCATGATGGGCATCTGGCTTGGAATGGCATGGTATATGCAGCAGCTTTCTTGTGGCGAAGAAGCAGTGATTTTGCGTTGATTTCCGCATCCAAAGACGGCAGCGAGATACCTCGGATCTGGGCGATGCAAGACTTCAACGGCACTACTTCTTACGAGCCCTCGCCTGTTACCAAGGTTGATGGAAGAGATGTTGTTGAGTTCCTGAATGAGGAGGCCAAGTTGAGCGCATACCACGACCCAGATACCCGCTTTAATGCCATGTTCTTCATGCAGCCAGCAGAGAACTTTGGATACTTTACTAGTCCAAGATTCTATCCTGGCGCGAATACAAACGTCACATATGAGAACGGGACGACCAATACGTACAGGAACGGCGCCATTGTTTTGCGGCCAGATATCTGGAGTAGCATTAACAGTCCTGAGACTTTCTACGAGACATACGTCCTTGCCAATTCCAGTACCACCAGCTCCCTTGGAGTGAAGAGGAGGGATGTCAATGCTCCACCACTCAACCTCGAAAACCCGCGCGATTATGAGCTCCACGGCGCACTTGGACATGATTATGGTGCCGTACCGGTCTTATATCCCGACCCCGTTGTTGCACATTCAGCAGACAAGGTACCTTTGGCCGGCTACTTCATCGACACAAGCGTTGGCAAGATTGGCGTGCTAGTCATCCAAACATTCCTCACAGAAGACGTATCCGCTGCCCGAGAGTTCCAGCGCGTAATCCAAGAATACATATCCCAAGCCCAAGCTCGCGGCGTAGAAAAACACATCATCGATGTCCGCACCAACGGCGGCGGGAAAATCTTATCGGGCTACGACGCCTACCGCCAATTCTTCCCCTCCCAAGTCCCGCAAACACAATCCCGCTACCGCGGCCACCGCGCCAGCGAAATCTTCGGCGAAAACATATCCAGCTTTGAAACCCTCAGCCTAACCAACGGCATCCTCTTCACCAGCGTCTTCAGCAACGACGCCTACCTCTCCGCCTCGCTCGAACCCTTCAAGGACTGGAAAGCAATGTACCCACCCAAACGCTTCAAAAACGACAACTTCACCTCGCTCCTGAAATTCAACCTCTCAGACCCCTTAATCACGAGCGACCCTCAACTAGGCGTCGGCATCACAATCACAGGCTACAACGAGCGCAGCAACTTTACCCAGGATCCGTTCCGCGCTGAAGATATCATTCTGCTCACCGACGGCATCTGCGCTTCCACATGCTCCATCTTCACGGAACTCATGACGCAGCAATCAAACGTCCGCACACTCGCCGTAGGTGGCCGCCCCCAACTCGGCCCCATGGTCGCAGTCGGCGGAACAAAGGGAACACTAGTCCTCCAGGACCTCTACATGCACGCCTTATCCACCTACATAACCCTCGCTTTCGCCGACTCGGTCGGTCAGGCCTTGACCTGGCGAGACGTACTCCCTTTCCCCGCACCCATTGCGTCGCTGGAAGCGAGCGTGAACTTCCAGGATAACATCCGCAAGGGCATGGAGGGCGCGGGTGTGCCGACGCAATTTCTTAATGATACCGCTAGTGCGAGGATTTGGTATCAGCCAGGCGATTTCTTCAATGTTACGAAGCTTTGGGAGAGGGTCGCGGGGGTAGCGTGGGGAAAGGATGGCGGGTTGGATGAGGGTGCCGTTGTGAGGGGGAGTATGACAGGGAGGGAGCAGCAGACGGGGAGGGGGGAGGCGAATCCGGGGAGTGAGAGTGATGGGGGTGGGaaggaggatgaggaggatgCGGCTGTGGGGTTGAGGGCAGGGTGG TGA
- a CDS encoding Methyltransf-32 domain containing protein — MGPDTPLPLPPDFRDTDEYVESLLKFSTSSWLLQTLCGGVHILDFYTRSPDLYSHILPQSWREWFKTRDIMEILDLLMREDLTQFDNGSEVWRNGPAPPEELLQYIKTVRKHLLARDFPPPNSTLEPQKTALPRHIAMGMKVKKVHEVDNFARYIDRLTSEIAESNRKPITHLVDFGSGQNYLGRALAASPYSKHIVAVESKQHNIDGAKNMDILAKLVAKPIVMRNKKEYRAKLGKSKKGNTTNDPSAISAEPGTNGESKGLPDSIETDPVASPTPQNGVKCDYDGCTVHPPQASSKEKEIADVGQATKTSTLQIYNDGNGSVQYVEHIIQGGDLTPVIDQVLDSSNVPEELVSSGEAVVAEATDLKAVPKPKDVNAMVISLHSCGNLVHYGLRSMLLNSHISAVAMVGCCYNLVTERLGPPTYKLPTLRPNHPRLESTSKAFDPNGFPMSEKLANYTLPHTPLEPSESGEEIEQPKGVRLNITARMMAVQAPFNWGASDSELFFTRHFYRALLQRIFLDRGVVSAPLDEQGLTGSAVSANGHTSQVNWTPPSGLGPGLSSDGTTTPLTIGTLRKFAYSDFVSYVRAALAKLTAENSFCEVDPTFIKGKMDGLTDDDIRDYEVRYTERKKELSVMWSLMAFSAGVVEAVVVTDRYLWLKEQDDVEHAWVEPVFEYKYSPRNLVVVGIKK, encoded by the coding sequence ATGGGTCCGGATACGCCCCTACCCCTCCCTCCGGATTTCAGAGATACCGATGAATACGTCGAGTCATTGCTAAAGTTTTCAACTTCCTCATGGCTTCTTCAGACTCTCTGTGGCGGTGTCCATATCCTCGACTTCTACACTAGGTCACCTGATCTTTACTCGCATATCTTACCTCAGTCATGGAGAGAATGGTTCAAGACGAGGGATATCATGGAAATCTTGGACCTATTGATGAGGGAAGACCTCACCCAATTTGACAATGGTAGTGAGGTTTGGCGCAATGGTCCTGCACCTCCAGAGGAGCTGCTACAGTACATCAAAACTGTGCGGAAGCATCTGTTAGCGCGCGACTTTCCTCCTCCAAACTCAACTCTTGAGCCCCAGAAGACTGCACTACCACGCCATATTGCTATGGGAATGAAGGTCAAGAAAGTGCACGAAGTTGACAACTTTGCACGCTACATTGACAGGCTTACCTCTGAGATAGCAGAGTCTAACAGGAAGCCAATAACCCATCTTGTGGATTTCGGTTCAGGCCAGAACTATCTTGGAAGAGCGCTCGCCGCTTCTCCATACTCCAAGCATATCGTCGCTGTAGAAAGCAAACAACACAATATCGATGGAGCAAAAAACATGGATATTCTAGCCAAGCTGGTTGCAAAGCCAATTGTGATGAGGAACAAGAAGGAGTATCGAGCCAAGCTTGGAAAATCAAAGAAAGGCAACACGACTAATGACCCGTCTGCAATCAGTGCAGAGCCCGGGACGAATGGCGAAAGCAAAGGTCTACCAGATTCTATCGAAACTGACCCGGTAGCTTCTCCAACGCCTCAGAATGGAGTGAAGTGTGATTACGATGGTTGCACAGTTCATCCGCCACAAGCGTCTtcgaaggagaaggagatTGCTGACGTAGGTCAAGCCACGAAGACTTCTACACTCCAAATATACAACGACGGTAATGGAAGTGTTCAATATGTCGAGCACATCATCCAAGGCGGCGACCTCACACCAGTCATTGACCAAGTGCTTGACAGCTCAAATGTGCCAGAGGAACTCGTGTCTTCAGGGGAAGCTGTGGTCGCAGAAGCTACCGACTTGAAGGCCGTTCCCAAGCCCAAGGATGTGAACGCAATGGTTATCTCACTTCATTCCTGCGGAAACCTCGTTCACTATGGACTACGTTCGATGCTACTGAATTCCCACATCTCCGCTGTCGCAATGGTAGGCTGTTGTTACAACCTCGTTACCGAACGTCTTGGCCCGCCAACGTACAAGCTACCCACGCTTCGGCCGAATCATCCACGACTGGAGTCTACATCCAAAGCCTTTGATCCAAACGGATTCCCGATGTCAGAGAAGCTCGCAAACTACACTCTACCACATACTCCACTTGAACCATCGGAAAGTGGGGAGGAGATAGAACAACCCAAAGGTGTGCGCCTTAATATCACAGCCCGAATGATGGCCGTCCAAGCACCCTTCAACTGGGGTGCTTCTGACTCGGAACTCTTCTTCACCCGCCATTTCTATCGTGCTCTACTCCAGCGCATCTTCCTCGATCGCGGCGTCGTTTCGGCTCCTCTCGACGAGCAAGGTCTCACCGGCAGCGCCGTCTCTGCAAATGGCCATACCTCACAAGTAAACTGGACACCACCTAGCGGCCTCGGCCCTGGTCTATCCTCTGATGGCACCACTACACCGCTCACCATTGGCACACTGCGCAAATTCGCCTACAGCGATTTCGTCTCGTACGTACGCGCAGCGCTGGCCAAACTCACGGCCGAGAACTCGTTCTGCGAAGTCGATCCCACTTTCATCAAAGGGAAAATGGATGGCCTTACAGATGACGATATCCGGGATTATGAAGTGAGGTATACcgagagaaagaaggagTTGAGTGTCATGTGGAGTTTAATGGCATTTAGCGCCGGCGTGGTCGAAGCAGTTGTCGTCACGGACCGATATCTGTGGCTCAAAGAGCAAGATGATGTCGAGCATGCATGGGTGGAACCCGTATTCGAGTACAAATATAGTCCACGCAACCTCGTCGTCGTGGGCATCAAGAAGTAG
- a CDS encoding SNARE domain containing protein, whose protein sequence is MMSGQNDEDPFLQVQADVLSALNTARPLFKSYLRIRSSASSANSPELREARSELEQTLQDLSQDLEDLVESVKAVEHDPYRFGLEIDEVERRRRLVKEVGHEIENMREELQQTVEHAKNKGKSAANGDMLPDPDSFEEEDTYAAFEQERQMELMHEQDEALDGVFRTVGNLRQQADDMGRELEEQGELLNDVDTVADRVGGKLQTGLKKVGWVIKQNEDSWSSCCIGVLIFVLILLLVLLLIL, encoded by the exons ATGATGTCAGGACAAAATGATGAGGATCCTTTCCTCCAGGTTCAGGC AGACGTCTTGTCTGCCCTCAACACTGCGCGACCCCTGTTCAAATCATATCTACGTATACGATCCTCAGCATCTTCAGCCAATAGCCCCGAACTGCGAGAAGCCCGTAGCGAGCTAGAACAAACGCTCCAGGACCTCAGTCAGGACCTTGAAGACCTTGTAGAAAGTGTCAAGGCAGTAGAACATGACCCCTATCGCTTCGGCTTGGAGATTGACGAGGTTGAGCGACGGAGAAGATTGGTCAAGGAGGTTGGCCATGAGATTGAGAACATGCGCGAGGAGCTACAGCAGACAGTCGAGCACGCGAAGAACAAGGGCAAGAGCGCTGCGAATGGCGATATGCTGCCCGATCCAGACTCGTTCGAGGAAGAGGATACGTACGCGGCATTTGAGCAGGAACGACAGATGGAGCTTATGCACGAGCAGGATGAAGCTCTAGATGGCGTCTTCCGCACCGTCGGCAACCTGCGACAGCAAGCCGACGACATGGGTCGCGAGCTCGAAGAACAAGGCGAATTGCTCAACGACGTAGATACCGTGGCAGACCGGGTCGGCGGAAAGCTCCAAACGGGTCTCAAGAAGGTCGGCTGGGTCATCAAGCAGAACGAAG ACTCATGGTCCAGTTGCTGCATCGGTGTTCTGATTTTCGTCTTAATCCTGCTTCTCGTCCTTCTTCTCATCCTCTGA
- a CDS encoding FAP domain containing protein — protein MQPITFLTAALLTLTTTASPLLATEEKRQVPEGAPRVYARFYGDGGCNTAWLEDTVFLQSGTRGLAGCQDLTVGPFASTFFDYNNFNATVRFFNLPCSQLTSVNSGNHIDIAPGAAPGCKALAIRSWITL, from the exons ATGCAGCCCATCACCTTCCTCACCGCCGCCCTCCTCACCCTCACCACCACCGCCTCCCCTCTCCTCGCCACCGAAGAAAAACGACAAGTCCCCGAAGGCGCTCCCCGCGTCTACGCCCGCTTCTATGGCGACGGCGGCTGCAACACCGCATGGCTGGAAGACACCGTTTTCTTGCAGTCTGGTACGCGCGGGCTGGCTGGATGTCAGGACTTGACTGTTGGACCGTTTGCTAGCACTTTCTTTGATTACAACAACTTTAATGCTACTG TCCGATTCTTCAACCTCCCTTGCTCGCAGCTTACTTCTGTCAACTCTGGGAACCACATCGATATTGCGCCTGGTGCTGCTCCTGGGTGTAAGGCTTTGGCTATCAGGTCTTGGATTACTTTGTAA
- a CDS encoding Prenyltrans-1 multi-domain protein, with the protein MTQVNGTTNGVTKRGASQKIIDDAVGVVKSKEGHEKTDYSRWRLKDDRGCQTWHYLTSDEEMKAWPQSTADKYFLGLDTEQPDLKPAKTPLEAAANGLSFFSELQLPPGNWGCEYGGPMFLLPGLVITWYVTETPIPASHAIEIKNYLFARAHPEDGGWGLHIEGESTVFGTAMNYTVLRLLGADAEDPRMVKARKTLWKLGGALNAPHWAKFWLSVMGVTHWDVVNPCPPELWLLPDWVPIAPWRWWIHMRQVFLPMCFIYSRKWSYPLNDLTSQLRAELLMEPYETINFDARRNTIADTDNYHPKTWFLKFLFWFIVAIWIPYLRPNWMIKRAEEHVWWLIQAEDENTDYANLGPVNGPMNTLCVYIRDGPNCHAFKEHLKTLPEFLWVKDEGMLMNGTNGVQTWDIAFVAQAVEACGFSKDEKWTPMLAKVLEFLEDQQILEESRDQHACYRQQRKGAWGFSTRKQSYTVSDCTAEALKSILILQNRNNYPSLIPDNRLKLAIDVLLTMQNASGGVATYEPTRGSELLEHLNAAEVFGRIMIEYDYPECTTAVVTGLHMFQTHFPNYRAQEISAFRDRAVGYIRSSQRPDGSWYGSWGICFTYAGMFALESLKCSGEQYSNSERVRRACQFFLDRQMEDGGWGETYKSCEQGVWHQHPRSQVVQTAWVVIALLEGGYPEKEPLRRAVKLIMERQQGNGEWLQEAIEGVFNKSCMISYPNYKFIFPVKALGMYAKAFGDDALF; encoded by the exons ATGACACAGGTCAATGGCACAACCAATGGCGTTACGAAGCGTGGTGCAAGCCAGAAGATAATAGATGATGCCGTAGGGGTGGTCAAGAGCAAGGAGGGACATGAGAAGACGGACTACTCGCGATGGAGGCTAAAAGACGACCGCGGATGTCAAACTTGGCATTACTTGACGAGCGACGAGGAGATGAAGGCCTGGCCGCAAAGCACAGCGGACAAGTACTTTCTGGGTCTTGATACG GAACAACCAGACCTCAAGCCCGCAAAGACGCCCCTCGAAGCCGCCGCCAATGGCCTTTCTTTCTTCTCCGAACTCCAACTACCCCCTGGAAACTGGGGCTGCGAATATGGAGGCCCCATGTTTCTCCTCCCCGGCCTCGTCATTACCTGGTATGTCACCGAGACACCAATTCCAGCGTCGCATGCGATCGAAATAAAAAACTACCTCTTTGCACGAGCGCATCCCGAAGATGGCGGGTGGGGGTTACACATCGAGGGGGAGAGTACCGTGTTCGGAACAGCTATGAACTACACTGTGCTCAGGCTGCTTGGTGCAGACGCAGAAGACCCGCGAATGGTCAAGGCACGCAAGACGCTTTGGAAACTGGGTGGTGCCTTGAATGCGCCTCATTGGGCAAAATTCTGGCTGAGCGTGATGGGTGTGACACATTGGGATGTCGTCAATCCTTGTCCGCCTGAGCTGTGGCTGCTTCCAGATTGGGTCCCTATTGCTCCTTGGCGGTGGTGGATACATATGCGACAGGTCTTTCTGCCCATGTGTTTTATCTATTCGAGGAAATGGTCGTATCCGTTGAATGACTTGACAAGCCAGCTACGGGCGGAGTTATTGATGGAACCGTATGAGACTATCAACTTTGATGCACGTCGGAATACGATCGCCGATACGGACAACTATCATCCGAAGACTTGGTTTCTCAAGTTTCTGTTTTGGTTCATAGTCGCTATTTGGATTCCCTACCTTCGACCCAACTGGATGATCAAGCGTGCTGAAGAGCATGTATGGTGGCTCATCCAAGCCGAGGATGAAAATACCGACTATGCGAACCTTGGCCCGGTGAATGGACCCATGAACACTTTGTGTGTGTACATCAGAGACGGTCCCAACTGCCACGCCTTCAAGGAGCATCTCAAGACACTTCCAGAGTTCTTGTGGGTCAAGGATGAGGGCATGCTCATGAACGGAACAAACGGTGTACAAACATGGGACATTGCGTTTGTGGCCCAGGCCGTGGAAGCATGCGGTTTCTCCAAAGACGAAAAATGGACACCAATGCTTGCAAAGGTGCTCGAGTTCCTAGAAGACCAGCAAATTCTCGAAGAAAGCAGAGACCAACACGCCTGCTACCGTCAACAACGCAAAGGCGCCTGGGGTTTCAGCACTCGCAAGCAAAGCTACACAGTCAGCGACTGCACAGCCGAAGCCCTCAAGAGCATCCTCATCCTCCAAAACCGCAACAACTACCCCTCACTCATCCCCGACAACCGCCTAAAACTCGCCATCGACGTCCTCCTCACCATGCAAAACGCCTCGGGCGGCGTCGCCACCTACGAGCCCACGCGCGGCAGCGAACTCCTCGAGCACCTCAACGCGGCCGAAGTCTTCGGCCGCATCATGATTGAATACGACTACCCAGAATGCACAACCGCCGTCGTAACCGGCCTCCACATGTTCCAAACCCACTTCCCCAATTACCGCGCCCAGGAAATCTCCGCCTTCCGCGACCGCGCTGTAGGCTACATCCGCAGCTCGCAGCGCCCGGATGGCTCCTGGTACGGTAGCTGGGGCATCTGCTTCACCTACGCCGGCATGTTTGCGCTCGAGTCGCTCAAGTGCTCGGGCGAACAGTATAGTAATAGCGAGCGTGTGCGTCGTGCGTGTCAGTTTTTCCTAGACCGCCAGATGGAGGATGGGGGGTGGGGCGAAACGTATAAGAGTTGCGAACAGGGTGTTTGGCATCAGCACCCTCGCAGCCAGGTTGTGCAGACTGCGTGGGTGGTTATTGCACTGCTTGAGGGGGGTTACCCGGAGAAGGAGCCGTTGAGGAGGGCGGTGAAGCTGATTATGGAGAGGCAGCAAGGGAATGGCGAGTGGTTGCAGGAGGCGATTGAGGGCGTGTTTAATAAGTCTTG TATGATTTCTTATCCAAACTACAAGTTTATTTTCCCCGTCAAGGCGCTGGGTATGTATGCCAAGGCTTTTGGGGATGATGCACTGTTTTGA
- a CDS encoding TolA, Membrane protein involved in colicin uptake, with product MAPIDEAIADLESRDPGEKFTLKEVAEKWGVNRSTLGRRWRRVTGPRSDGYAQQQAIGPQQELELVRYITKLTKQGLPPTREMIRNFSSEVAHQQLSESWVTRFINRHEIYLISKWTTAMDRTRHLADSESKYRLYFELLHQKITEYHLEARDIYNMDEKGFLIGMIGRSKRIFSRRQWDKKEVRASLQDGSREFLTLLACCCADGSSLPPALIYAAKNGAIRSSWVEDIKAGEHEVFVSSSLTGWSNNDVGLAWLEQVFDRYTKQRSGRWRLLILDGHGSHLTMEFIKYCDRHRILLMILPPHSTHTLQPLDVVLFKPLSQAYSNELTNHLYKAQGLIPIKKGDFFPLFWRAWQASFKQSTILKAFEATGIWPIDPNVILRRFASTPEAERSSSSGLSDHDWRKLDRLVRAAVNDSHQYEARKLRSSVHHLSVQYKLLQHENEGLKEALQHKKKHKKKGKALDLQQRQEYHGGSVFWSPRKIREARAREVVRERDKIEEKLQKAQAKKQREEVQLQRQVKLEEKRVERQRLKEIRELERAEKAAERARKVEAQHQKKATQQAQQRKRKASRAPSSKNKRQKRAMEDRARDRVASPPSPPPPKTTSRGRNVNLPQKFR from the coding sequence ATGGCTCCGATTGATGAAGCGATTGCAGATTTAGAATCGCGCGATCCAGGAGAGAAATTCACATTAAAAGAAGTTGCTGAAAAATGGGGGGTTAACCGCTCAACGCTAGGGCGAAGATGGAGGCGCGTGACAGGGCCTAGGAGCGATGGATACGCTCAGCAGCAAGCTATCGGCCCACAACAAGAGTTAGAGCTTGTACGATATATCACTAAGCTCACTAAGCAAGGCCTACCTCctacaagagagatgatcaggaatttctcatcagaagtagcccatcagcagctcagcgagagctgggttactcgcttcattaaccgacacgagatctatcttatctcaaagtggaccaccgccatggatcgtacgcgccacctggctgattctgagtcaaagtatagactctacttcgagctgctgcaccagaagatcaccgaataccacctagaggctcgagatatatacaatatggatgaaaAGGGCTTCCTTATTGGTATGATAGGCAGGAGTAAGAGGATATTtagcaggcgtcaatgggataagaaagaggttcgagcatctctccaggatggatcacgcgagtttctgacactcctggcctgctgctgcgccgatgggagctcgctgcctccagcccttatctacgcagctaaaaatggagccatacgatcgagttgggtggaggatattaaggcaggagaacatgaggtctttgtctcatcatctctaacaggctggtcaaacaatgacgtaggcctagcttggctagagcaggtgtttgatcgctatacaaagcagcgatcagggagatggcgattgctcatccttgatggccatggatctcacctcacgatggagtttatcaagtactgcgatcgccataggatcctcctcatgatccttcctccccattcgactcatacgctccagccgctcgatgtagtgctgttcaagccactctctcaagcctactccaacgagctcactaaccatctctacaaggctcaaggcctcaTTCCAATTaagaaaggagacttcttcccactcttctggAGAGCTTGGCAGGCCTCGTTTAAGCAATCAACTATATTAAAAGCGTTTGAAGCTACTGGTATATGGCCAATAGATcccaacgttatccttcgtagatttgccagcacgccagaagctgagagaagctcatcttcagggctctctgatcatgactggagaaagctcgatcggttagtacgagctgctgtcaatgatagccatcagtatgaggcaagaaagctgcgctcaagcgttcaccatctctctgtgcagtatAAGCTTTTAcagcatgagaacgagggcttaaaggaggctcttcaacataaaaagaagcataagaagaagggcaaagctcttgaccttcaacagcgccaggagtatcacggtggctctgtcttctggtctcctcgcaagatacgcgaggctcgagctagagaagtagtacgggagcgagataagatagaggagaaactccaaaaagcacaggccaagaagcagcgtgAGGAGGTtcaactgcagcgtcaagttaagctcgaggagaagcgtgtagagaggcagaggctcaaggagataagggagcttgagcgagctgagaaagcagctgaacgcgcgcgcaaagttgaagctcaacaccagaaaaaagccacccaacaagctcaacaacgcaagcgTAAAGCCTCAAGAGCGCCCTCTTCTAAgaacaagcgtcaaaaacgaGCGATGGAGGATAGAGCTCGCGATAGAGTTGCATCTCCTCCAtcgcctccaccaccaaagaccacatcacgtggccgcaacgtcaacctcccacaAAAATTCAGATAG